The sequence TATATCTGCTAAATTTTACCATTTTACATTTCTCCTTTTCTAAATCGGTAACCTGAAAACAACAATGAAAAACTACTTAACAATACCAGAATCGCCATGTAGGGATTTACGGGTGTGAAACCTGCGGTTAAAGCACTTTGTAATAATAATGGAATAAAAAGTACTGCAATTACCAGGTAGAAAATCCGGTATTTCCAAACGGGTTCAAGTACAATTAATGCCGTGAGGTTGTAACAGGCAAATCCGGCCAAAAACCAAGGAATTACCGATGATAGTGCAGGGGCAATAATATCCTGAGGGAGATAGATTAAACTAAATCCACCGAATAATAAAAACTGAAGTAAATAACTTAGTAAAAGCGTTCCGGCTCCAAAAAGCCACATTGTAAGCAATGCTTTATTTTCGTTAACCGGCAAGTGAAATGTAAGCTTTATTCTTTTGCTTACAGTTTCGGGAAAATATTGTGCTATAGCAACAGCAAGCGCTCCGATAGCGGGCAGAAACTTTAGCAAACTAAAATATTGTCCTCCCATAAAAAGAAGAAAATACCAGTATCCGTTTGGCGAACTAAAAGTGATGTCGTGTTGAACACGAATAAAAATATAGACTACTGACAATAAGCCGATTGCCGCGTATATGAGTAAAAACCACCTGATTTTTAACCATTCTTTATATATCATTCCTTTCCACATAAGCTTAATATTTTCCAGTTAAACCAATAAACGCATCTTCCAGTCCCATTTCTACTTTCTGAAAATTCTTGTAAGCAATACCGTTGTTTTTCAAAAAGTCAAGCACCATTTTCTCCGACTCGTAGGTGTAAATCTCTACTTTGTTGTTTACTTTCTCGAAGTTGGCTACGAAGTCCTCGTTCGACAGGTCGATTGATGGATTTTCCACTTCGAGGTAGAACTGTTTGAATTCGCGCATAAACTCATTTACATCGCGTTGAGCCAACACTCGGTTGTAATCCATAATCAGCACATCGTCAATCAGCCGTTCCATGTCCTGAATGATATGAGAAGTTGTGAAGATTGTTTTGTTTTTTGATTTGGCATATTCTCGCAGGTAATCAATAAACAGTCGACGATATCCCGGATCGAGCCCCATCGAAAAATCGTCGAGAATAAGCAGGTCGGGATCTTGTGCCAGAATTAATCCTAACGCAACCTGTGAACGCTGACCACACGACATGGTGGAGATTTTTTGGGTGGGCGTAACTTTTAACTTCGACATCAGTTGCCAGTATGGTTCGTTATCCCATTTGTCGTAAAATTTCGAGTAAAATTTTTCTATCTGGTGAATGTTCATAAATGCATACTGAACATGTCCTTCAATCAGAAATCCTATTCTGGCTTTGTTCTCCGGTGTAAGGTGTTGCGTATTTTCTCCATAAATAAGACACTCGCCGCTGCGGGGTTGCAGAAAACCATTTAATATGTTAATGGTGGTTGTTTTTCCTGCACCATTTTTCCCCAAAAGTCCCAGTATACTACCTTCCCGAACCTTTATGTTCAGGTTCTCGTAAACCAGTTTTTTCCCGTAGTAATGGGTGAGGTTGTTACATTCAATTGCGTATTCGCTCATAATTTAAAAGTTAATTCCGAATTGTAGATTTATATATGTGCGGTCAGGATTATTTGCCATTTGAGAAAATTGTTTGGTGTAATTGGCATTCAGATACATCTGCATCCACTCTCGATACATTTTTATTTTTTTCCCGACACCAATTTTTGCCCCAATTTCCGACATTGCAGAATTGTAATAATCGAAATCGTTCTCAACAAAATCGGTATTTGTCAGCTCCAAAAGTGTTTCTTCATCAACCAGTTTATAATAACTGTCGAATCCTTTTTGGTATTTTCCATTGATCTCAAAAATCAGGTCGGCAAAAGATGTAAGTATCTCTTTTTTCAC comes from uncultured Draconibacterium sp. and encodes:
- a CDS encoding ABC transporter ATP-binding protein, with amino-acid sequence MSEYAIECNNLTHYYGKKLVYENLNIKVREGSILGLLGKNGAGKTTTINILNGFLQPRSGECLIYGENTQHLTPENKARIGFLIEGHVQYAFMNIHQIEKFYSKFYDKWDNEPYWQLMSKLKVTPTQKISTMSCGQRSQVALGLILAQDPDLLILDDFSMGLDPGYRRLFIDYLREYAKSKNKTIFTTSHIIQDMERLIDDVLIMDYNRVLAQRDVNEFMREFKQFYLEVENPSIDLSNEDFVANFEKVNNKVEIYTYESEKMVLDFLKNNGIAYKNFQKVEMGLEDAFIGLTGKY